A segment of the Carya illinoinensis cultivar Pawnee chromosome 1, C.illinoinensisPawnee_v1, whole genome shotgun sequence genome:
TACATGCCGATAATACAAGTGCAATTCAAATCACGAccaatcctgtctatcatgagCGCACCAAGTATATTGAAGTTGACTGTCACTCTATTCGTGAAGCTTTCGACGCTCgtgttatcactcttccacaCATTTCTACTGAACTACAAATtgctgatatcttcaccaaggctCTTACTCGTCATCGACACTACTTCCTaagtagcaaattgatgcttgttgatcaacccgcatcaatttgaggggggctaTCAATGGACAGCTTTGCTGTCCATATTTGTTTCATACTTATTTCCGTGATTTACTCTTCCGTGTAATTAGCTTAATATTTGACAGATTGTATAGGAATAACAGTAGCATATACGTAGCTCTTTTCATGTATAGAATTCTTTGTACAGTATATATAATAGAGAGAAATCACAAGGCCAACCATTCGGCCATTCATTCATCCTTTTTTTACTTATCTTGACAGCTCTAACTATGAAAGCTTTGGAAAACTGAACTTTCACAGCATGTTAGCTCACTCTCAcatagtaattatattttttatgcatccaTTCAACAAAACCCTCAGTGTTTAATGCTCATTAGTCAAGTGATGATGAATTCATACCCGTCTTCCCGTAATAGCTCTTCAAATATTGTTCCAAGCCCTGGAAGAGGTTCAATATTACTGATATTGCTATTGCTCAACAAATCAGGAGCAGCAGAAGCATCCTGTGAAATGTACCATTCGTTAATAACGGAGCTGTGCTTTGTTCAGTGGATATGGTTCTAATAAAAAACATGATCAAAGGGCATAAACAAACCTGAGGTATAACCTTGTCCAAAGTTTCTAGAAGTGGATCCTCCTCCAACTGTTTGATTGACAGGGTAATCCTCGACTTTTCCCTGAATAGATTATTTGTGAAAATCCCACATAGTTGCTGCTAAAACTTATATTCACGCACATGATGGTACGGGAAAGAAGGTAAGCTTATGAcaaataaaaactcatttcctttttgTTGTAAACACTGCCTTGCAATCTCAATATCAAATGAAAAGAGATTTAGTGGTTCTCAAAGTTCATTAATTTAGTTACTTAAAGAATCAGGGCACGAGAACCTCAATAGAGAATGCCCAACAATTTATCCTCCTAAACACGACTGCTCATCAGTCATGACACAAACCAGAAAATGCACGTCTTGTCTGCTAGGAAGGACCCTTGTACACAAGCCAATTTTGCAATGCATACAGAGGAAGTTCTTTccgtagaaaaaaaaaaaaacatgcattaAATTTCCACTGTCCAGTCAAAATTTGATCAAATTGAGTATGATTTAGTTcttattctaatattttcaaaaaagttACCAGAAACGGCCAGTATGCTCAATGATGGTATTAATTGTTGGCTCAGCATCTTGAAAATCTCCTCACTTCATGCTTAACAACTCTGCCTGGGGTAAAAGTTCTTTTTTATGTGTCTGGGGTATAATTGGATGCTACCGAATTTTGGGATCTAGATACAAATTGTGTATGACCAAGTGGGAATACATTTTTTCGAGACTATAATTGATTATCATACCCACCCAGAACAAATCATCACGGTAAATACTTTGAGTTAAACAAATACAGTGGGTCATGCCAGAACAAACTGATGAAGAGCTAGCAACTGCTCAACTGCAGGACGACTTACATTTTTGAGGCAAGAAAATGAGAAAGCCTAAGAAAATAATTGCTCCAACAAAATTATCAAATCTAGTTATCCAAAGAAAAAGGTTTCCCAGAGGAATGTCAAGGACATTCCTTCAAAAAGACAATAAAACACAACCAAACAGACCTAAAATTATTagaagctttaaaaaaaaaacagctatAACTTTCATCCATACTTCACCTTCAGgcaaataacattaaaaaaaaaaaaaaatggaaatcagctagtAAGTACTGTGAGCTAACCTATCAACACTTGTAACTTTTACCCTTACTTCATCGCCTTCGGTTAGGATGTCTCTTACATCCTGAACCAAATCCCATGAAACCTCCGAGACATGCACCAGTCCTGTGAGATGATAAAAACCTGCATCATAGTTTTAAGATTTCATTTAaaagttacttataaaaaataatattccatttaaaatttccataaaaatattaaagaaaactaaaaaacacATGAATCAAAATAGAACATACCATCAGGGAAGCGTAAATGGATAAAAGCACCATAGTGCTCAACAGAACCCACTCTTGCTTCAAAAATATCCCCTACTTCAACTTGTTCAGAATACTTTGACCAGGCAGCTTCCTTTTCAGAGACTATCAACTTCTTGTTCTCCTCATCTGCTTGGATTACCTAATACAACAAGAAACTAAGGTAGTATGCATATTAAGAACATCTCTTGAACCACCATAAtgtaagaaggaaaaacaattttattCTTCAATCATTATAAAATGATGGAAATGTAATGTCTTAAAGGACCTCACACTTTCAGATTATAAGTAGCCTAAGAAGATATATGACATGAGTAAAATCCCTATTTCTAGATTctaatttggaagaaaatatttgaagagtATTCAACAGAATCAACTTTTGTACCAAGACTTGGCCAATATATATCTCAAAGAGAGGGCAGAAGATGACCATATCCGGTTCCTCCACTACAATTTATTGAAAGCAAATTTTGGAAGGTCCCGAAAGAATTCTGAAACTAAGAGGGCTGAGATTCAATCTGGGAAATTTTGTAAAGGAAAAAGTAGTACTTCAAAATGGAAAACAATCTGTGCTCTCATCTACTCCCTGAACACACCCTCAGAAATCCAGATATCAGCTGAACCTCAAAACTCAACCTGGTAGCAGAACATCTTATTAACAAAGAGGTGCCTAATATTTTTGTGACAGCCATTGTCATCTTCGGCATGCTTTGTGGCCTCAAACTTAATAGCACTCCTACTGTAGAGAGTAAAGTCTAGCTGTGGATTGATTGTGATCCTGGCCTAAGACACCGATCAATGAAACTGACCCAGCCTTTATGAGCCAGTCTATTCAGTTTCCAGCACATGCTAAATGTGAGGTTTAGCTGGATAGCTGGAGGGTGAATGTTACAGGTTGAGAGAGCTATTACTCGGCTCTAACATTCAAATCTTATAATGCACACTCATTGATacatcacccccccccccccccccccccaaaaaaaaaaaaaaaaaaccccatgtTTGTGTACGCCCATGCTATTGTGTCACTCAGATTCCTGGGCTGTGGTGATTGTGTAAATTCTTGCTCTGTTAGAAATTATTGCTGGGTAATGAATTTCCAGCAGTGAGTAATGAGGTTCAACTGGGAAACTTGTACTACCAAATATTCATGGAGGCAGCACTGTTTACAGAGGCAATATTCTGGAGAGCTTAAGGTTCTGCTTGGTTATTaagaattctcatatgagaattttgagttttaagattaaatattaaaatattatattttaatattattattgtattggaatttgaaaaagttaagaaaaagttatattgtttattatattttgtatgggaatttgagaaagttgtaatgatgagatgagaattttatgtttaagatgaaaattccttgtggccaaacacaacctaaaaCATCCCCTGATGTTCATATACTTGAATTTTCAGATGCAACAAAGGTCTACAGCAGAAATGTCAGTTTTGGGTTCTGTTAAATGATGTGCATCCTCAAAATCGATTTCTCAGTTCTCACAATAGGAACCTAAAGAAGCATAAGTATATGCTAGGACATCATATATTATTCAAGGAGTTGACACAAACTTAGAGATAAGATTTGACTGGTGTAAGAGGTAGAGTCTGAAGTGTAGCACAGTTCAAGTATCATAGGTAATTACCTTTGTGGAAATGACTGATCCATTTAAACCTTTGGCAATCTCATGGATACTTTTCTGTGGTTCTGCATAAAATGGCATCAATCCTTTTCAGTATATTAGCAACAATATGAAGTTCACTTTACATAAAAGTAAGTTGGCAACACAAAATTACTCTAATCAACAGTAATTGTATAGCTgcgcccgggggggggggggggggggggggggggaggagataggattttttcttttttcttgagttttgctacgtacaagtaaagtcgtgtactaatctgcgtaccaatactgattccttcatattcaaaatttaaattaacactgtttttaataaaatttactttttgaccaatcacattagattggtgcacatattagtgtgtAGTTGtgcaaatagatttttcttttttttgggggatGGGACTCCTAACGTTAGGCGAAGTTGAATTTCCTTCTCTTATTTTTTGACTTGTAGAAGGTAGGTTTTGTTTTAAGGTATATTTGCAGCGGTTTGCAACGATTTCACTGCCTAAAGCTCTAAGCCTGAATCGTTTACTACTTACAATTTAGAAGTTCAGTGAACATCCTCTGAAGCGTCCAAGGAAGGGACCTTTTTCTATTGGCCTTCTGTTGTTATTATCTTTGTTGGCCTTCTCTTGTTATTATCATCTCTCCCATTAGTAGAAAGGTCTTCCTTTCAAAATCTCTTGAGCAGAAAAAACAATATAATCCAACCCAATAAATGCATAGTATGCACTTTACAGTTTCTACTTGGAGAAAACCACATGAGAATTACCAAGAAGTGGGCTGTGGTTCTAGGTAGTTTTTCAACCTCTAAAAAGTACATACCCCCATTCTTAAAAGAAGTGACCCTCTGTCTCTTGTCTCTCTCCTAAGCCTGGTTTTCGATAGAATTTAAGGATTTATAGTAAAGCAGCAGAATTTCTTTACTGgcactaattttattttgtattgaacTTCAAGAGTTGACCATTCTTTACCCTAGCATTGTGGGCTGTTGTGAAAATATAGCAGATTTGGTCTTGAAAACTAGGCTTAGGAGAGATTAATGCAGCGAGTTCATGAATATTCAATTCTATTTTCTGTAGAAGTGCTATGAGTATGCAAAATAGAGATCACTTGTATGCAAAATAGAAGTGCTATGTGTCATGAATTTGGTTTTCCGAAAACATGTGGGAGGAGGTTTGAATGAGACAAGTTGGTAACATGTACAGTGAACCTAATAGACTATTGCAATATCAAGGGCAAAGCTTTTATAAGAGAGGATGGTGCATGAGATCTCACATTAAGTGAAAGGAGAAACTATTGTgatttataatgattccaagggGCTCTAATTGTATTATTGAAGAATTCTTTTGCAATAAAAGCCTATATACGGCCGGCTTCCCTTGGGTTACTACAATAGACttatcaaaaggaaaaaaaagtctTTTATGACGACTACTTCAAGAGTACCATTAAAGGCATTGGCTTTGTGGTAAGAAGCTTACTCATGTGGTTCAGTAGATGGGAgttcaagaattttttttgataattaataagaattttattactaagaataggcacagcccaagtacacaggaaataTACAAAGAAAATACCTACTACACATTATAAAGCAGGAAACTATGACAGAAACAGATTCAGTACATTATCATCATTCCTTACAAAGATCCtagcccacaaactcaaagTAGAAAAGACAAAATAATGAAGATCTTCAAAAGAATGCTCTGTCTTCAAAAAATCTCCCATTCCTTTCcagccataaacaccacattaaacacaaaggaatcattctcCATCTGGCAGCAGCCCATTTCCTTGCCTCAAAACCACACTAACATGCAAGGAGATCCACGACTTCTTTAGGCCTCACCCAACATAAACCTGTCCAACCAATAACCTCATTCCACAAAGactttgccacctcacaatgtaaaaaaAGATGATTTACAGCCTCATCATCCTTCTTGCATGACACACCAATCAGCTTTATACAAATCACATTTTCTAAGGGTATCCGTGGCCAATACTTTCCCTAGAGCAACCACCCAACTGAAGAACGCCACCTTAGTAGGTACCTTCACCCTTCACGAATTTGAGTGGCCACAGTGTTAAAGAAATGAAACCCATGCCCATTATTCCAGCTGTCTGGCTTAGTACCACTTTTCCCTTGCGGGGTTGGGATTAAGCTATGGCTCAAGTTCATAGCGAGGGAGTGTTTGCAGCTCCTCGGCATCTAGACCCCTCTTGAGGGGCTCCCCAGTGATGTATAGGACATTAATATGGTTATGCCTAGGTAGAGGGTACCAACCTCTGGTCCCCCCATTAACTATCCTAATCATATGGAAAAAGGCTACTTTAGTAGTAGCCAGGGCTGCTCAATCTGGGCTGAAAGTGACAAGAGAATTCAATCTGGTGATAATGGAACAGGAGAGGCCTTCTCCACGACATACAGAGGCCGTACCAGTTGCAGGAAATCAAGAATTCCTGTTTGGGATAGAACATTGTCATTAGAGGGATTATTCTTCTGAATTTTTTAACTCAGCCCCTTGTTTCAGATGTATTAATTAACTTGTAGACTGGGTCTCCGCCTGAGTTAATAGTTATTGTTTGCAGATAATGCTGCCTGTTTTGCATCTGATTCATAATATGTAGCTTCTTGGTTAAAGTTTATTTCATTTACGATGAGGGTTGTTCTAACGCATGAACAAGGAAAAGTTAAATGCAAAAAACATATGGGTGTGTACTTCGCTTGTGCCCCTTTGCGCTTTGAATAAAATTTccttactaataaaaaaagtgATGAAGCAAGTATATACGAGAAGATTAGAAACTATAATGCCTTTGTCATTCCCGAGTTCaaatttcaagcttaattttctCTTGTTAAGATTACTAATTATTTGCTAAATAGCTGAAAGAATGAAATTGATGACAGACGGTACATGCAAAGATGAGTGgattacacaaaaaataattgggaaagagagaaaggaagcGAGATCActgcattttcaaatttcaaccaTGAAAACTCGAgtcatcatcattatttaaaaaaaaatttcatctacTATCATAAAAATGATTTCTATCatgaaaaatcaaatacaagaaTGTCTCCCAACATAATTACGTCATATTTATACAGACAAGCCTTTTGGAGGTTTTACTTGAAATTAAATTGTCCTCCAAACTTTCTGTTAACCTTAAACATTTTAAGCAGAATGTTCTCAAAGGACAGCACACCAACGCCAAAGAAAAAGCCAATATTAAACATTTGAATTAATTGTCCAGATGTTAGCGAGCATGAAATCACATTCCTGTCTCTAAGTAGACTGATACAGCTAGACCAACATGTAACCCAGCTTACATAAAAGGGTGTTTGGATTTCTACAAATGCAAACAAAACACACAGTGCCTGTGCATTATTATTATGTGGAGGCAGACAACGTAGTTTTAGTGTTAATCCATGAAACCCAGCCCTTGTGCAACTGGCATCAGTTACGCTTCTGACGAGAGAGACTTGTGCAGACAAACTTTGGGTTAACACTTGTGTAAGAGGAGTTGATGCAAAGTCCTCCTTTGCTCAACTTTggcataaataatttgaaaataagaACTAATGCCAGAAGCCTTAAAAGCAAGTATTTCACCACTCTAAGACCATTAAAAATGATCGAGAAGATACAAAGTATGAATAACAAGACACCAAAGAAAATGGTGGAAGTGCAATGAACGATCATAGCTGTTTCATATGCCTTTATAAATTGTGTAAAGGACTGTATGAATAAGATTTTCACAGTTCCTCTCCATCTTCTCCGCAAGCACCACTCAATTTTTACTAAAACTTGTTGTTCCTGTGTTGGTCAAAGTTTATCAATGCGATAATTAACGTTGGTTCGTCGTTCCAGTCGGTCCAAGTAACTACTGACCATTAAACAGGCGAGAGTTCCAAAAAGATAGTATCGAGGAAGATTCAATCATACATGCATTCTGAAGTTTTCTTTGACCTTAAGATATTAACTATAAGGGAGATGGAAACACACTCAAATACATCCCCGATCAAACAAAAAGAGTATAAAGGGAAGAAacaagaaaggaaaacaaatagaagagggggaaaaaaaaacccaaaacagaAGTATGACCAGAAACAATGAAAATTTGTACCTTTACAAGAGTGAGATGGACTCAATTGTGAGAATGGCAGAAACccaacaagagaaaaaaaacgGACCAGCAAACCTCCGCCATTATGACCTTCAATCCGGCCCTCGTAGATGAACCCACTCTCATGGTAAGACCTTGCTGCTTTCCAATCAGCAGATACCTACATCTTCGCAGAAACTAAATATTAGATCGAATGAATAATATTAAGTGAATTCAACTGCAATGGAACATAAAACAATCAAACAAGACAAAGCTTAAAGCTCTTCCATTAATGCACTATAGGCGATTAGAGTCATAGACACACCCGAGCTTGTCGAACGGAATCGGGTGAGGCGGACTCGCCGTCGAGAACTTGGGTATTCGCATTGGCGGAGACGAAGATTTTGGCCGCGTGGAAGGAGCTTCTGCCGGAAGGAGACTTGTGGCAATGTTTATAGAATTTGGAATGGTTTACGAGAGAAGGAAAGGGAGGAGAAAGAGTACAAGAGGCGTCGCTGGTGAAGATGTTGGAGAGAAAGTAAAAGCCGGAGGGGACTGATCCTAGCGTTGCAGCGCTGAATATTGACATGCTTTTGGCAACGAGTCGCAGAAAGAGAATGGAAGAGAGGTGGGGTGGGGGGTTGAGTAGCTGCACGCTGCATCTGGATTGGATTGGGTTGGATAATGAATTTTCCAAGTGTCATGTCTTCGCCCACAAAATCTCCGTTATAAATCTTGTCGAAATTCATGGTATTATAAGTTGATTTACGAATCAGTTTTCTACTGCAGTATACATAAATGTAGTTGGCTACTCTTTGGAACGGTGGGGCTGATAGGGGCCATTTAACAGCCACAATCAAAACAAGTCGCATCGGAAGTTTTACATCAGGCACAGTAAATCTGATCTCATCTGATTAAATCAATGAAGTAAATTCTGAGAAGAGAACGCGGAAAAATCATTCGAACTTCATCCTGTgtggggtgtaaaaaaaaaacagataaatCGGTAAATCGGATCGGATCGGATCAAACCGGTAGCATCGGTCCGGTTCTGAAGTTGGTTCGATCTGGTATcggttttagttttcttaaaaccggttaaaatcggtccggttccaatttttctttttctaaaactggaccggactggactggaccgatttatatatagattttaattttttatattatatataatatttatatataatatataactatatataaaatagttttatactatatgataaattactaattaatataatattaaattttaaaatcttatataattttgcttattgtattaatagttatagtaatattatatagtgcatattaataattatacttatactatatcactatatattataatataatataatatatcattatattatatattataatatatcattatagtctataatataattataatattatacaatatattatcactatagatttatatactatattatatatattatataatatataatatagtacattaaaaccggtaaaaccggaccGCACCCGACAGGAAACTAATAAAATcggagtaccggtttaggagggtaaccggtgcgtaatcggttttaaaaagtataaaaccggtatataccagttcggtcctaaattttgtttaaaaccggaccaaaccgaaccggttacacccctaatccTGTGGAGAACCAACTACCCCTGCACGAACCCAGACCACTGTGGACCAAACTGGGTCTGGCGGTTCGCCATAGCCGGATAACGCCAGTGCACCCAGCAAATTCTGTCACCCCCAAGAAGCTCTCTCCTAAGCTTGTTCCATCGCCTGTCATAACCTTCGCCCAATATCATCGCTCTTCAACCATTAATCCTATAAAAATTGTCAATTCTGTGATATGGCATGTTTAcaacaataaattataaaatcttacaaaattacaTATAACTCCACACGATTGAGGGTATACTCCAGCtgataatttatttgaggtattTATTAGGGAGCAGCTACTATTCATGCTGCACACCACACACTTATAGGTTTTTATAGAGTGTAAGGATGCTTTTTATAGGATATATAGatgtttttttataatgtgTGTGGTGTACATTAATGAATAGTGGCTGATCCCAATATTTCCTCTTTATTTAATTCTTCCAACTAGTTTATAGATTGGCTCATGAATAAGAACGATAGCTAAAGACTACAGGAGAAGCTATTTTCCATTGATCTTACATAAATTGCTCCTTTTTATCAATGAATACTTGGGGATTCTGAATTTTGGGTATTTCAAGAATCGAGCTTTTCAACTGTCAGATGGATCCCTTTGGCAAAGAAGTGGTACTAATCACGGGATGGGAGCGCTACCTTCCAAAACTAACAGAGTGATAGTCCCAGCTGGCTGAAATATCTCCCCAGAAAAGCCTATGAGAGGCATCGGAGTCGGTTGGAGTCCGGTAACATCTATTCCCATACGGATGCTTTCCAAAATAGGATGTTTGCCCAGGCTACTATTATCGATGAGGATCTTCCTTATGGTGAAGTTGGTGATTAGCATGGTCACCACCAAGGAGTCTTCATGTAGGTAGAGGACTCATTCCTCATCGTCTTCTTCGTAGGAGATAATAGGGGCAGGCTCCCTCGTCCTATACTTGGTCGAGCAGTATGAGGTCGAGTACAACTCTTGGTATTGGGCCTTCCTCGCATGTGCCTTCCTCCTAGATAATGTTGCAATGACTTTAGTCATAATATTACACATTAGTGGGGTCTCAACATCTATTCCATTCCATTCCATTGATCCATTTCTTTATAAACCCTTAAACAAAATCAGAATGTTATATATTTGGTATGATCTGCTCACTAACACCATTGCACATGCCATATATAGCCTGAATTCTCAGATGTTGTTCTATACCATGAGGCACGAATGTGTACGTTGAGCACCCTTCTGAATGGTGCACGAGGTCTATGGCTGTCACAGCAAAGTAAGAGCATCACTCTTCATCCTATCTCGTTGAGATCTTTTGATCTTTAGCCCATTTTTGAGAATCAAATCTTCTCTTTTTATCGGAAGTTGAATGTTCCCTTGTTTGAGGATCAACATTAAGGATGTTGGATTGAAGCTCTTCAACGGCCACACCAAAGCATTAAACTTAATTTAGTGCACAATTTCCTATTATATATGTGTCCAAATTAAACAAAGTAGAAGATCAATTACAGCAATCCATATGTCACATGAACTGATTAAAAAACTATGCCTTTTTGGACAATTTTCTAGATTAACTGGAAAAGGATAGCATGAGTATCAAACCAACTTGTTGGctccattttttgttttattatttctacAATTCTTTTATGCACTGCGATTGTTATCACGTCATGTTTGTTGAGATTTTCATCCGTACATAGTAATGTATTCTTAGGAAAACTTTTGCTACAATATCTACATAATTTACTAATCATTAAGTGGTTAATGATCTTTTAGATACGGGGCGGTTGTTGGTAATTTTTCTCCATCGAGTGAGAGACAGCTTGCTGGTACCTTGCATGTGAAAATCATATTGAATGTGGTAGTTCTTTTGCTTGTAACCACAATTTTGGCAATTAcacatttttaaatgattattgtCTAATAGCAACCCCAAATACCTCAGTCTTTGATTTTGGAATATTCTAAGGAGCACTTCAATCTGATATAGTGGCATCCATGGATTTTTCACGAAAGATCTTGTATTGCTTTGGGTGGGCCCTTCAAAATTTGAGGTTTGTGAATGTTACTGTTAAGACTCAAAGCTATTTCACACAAAAAGTCTATTTGCACTCAGGAGGGATAACCCCCATGTACATAGGCCGTCGACAAATGAAACGCTGCGTTTCATATACATGCCAATCAGCTGGTGCGTTTAGTCTCCAAACAGAAATTACCATGCTCTCGCTCCCATCCCTTCGTGTCTTGATCACAATCATCAACAAGCAGTATCGCAGATTTGAATCTGCTTCCTCACGAGCACTCCTCTTTGGACAACCCACAAGCAGCATCGCAATCATCAACAAGTAGGTTCTGCTTCTcgtcttctcatcttcttcttctcaccAACCCCACGAAGCCCAAAACCCtaaccccaaccccaacccctaAAGTCGTGCCTCTCCTTGCCTTCATCTTCCCCCTTCCCACGAAGCCCGAAACCCTAACACTAACCCCAACCTTAACCCACGGAGTCATGCCTCTCCTTGCCTTCATCTCCCCCCTTCCCATGAAACCTGAAACCCTAACCTCAACCCCAACTCCAACCCCAACACAATGTTTGACTAAATCTCTAGAGCAACTTCCTGAAATTATGATGTTATTTTgccatattttttctattactgAGTTCATCCTATTTTTGTTGATTCTTGCTTGGGCTTATTGGATATGAATCACCATAATTAGCATTGATGATTTTTACCCATGGCATAAATTCCTCTCTTGAAATTATGATGCTATTTTGCTCTATTTTCTCAGTTATCGAGTTCatcttatttttgttgattCTTACTTGGGCTTATTGGATAAATCACTATAATTAGTATTGATGATTTTTACCCACGGCATAAATTCCTCTCTTGAAATTATGATGTTATTTTGCCCTATTTTTTTAGTTGTCGAGTTCatcttatttttgttgattCTTCCTTGGGCTTATTGGATATGAATCACTATAATTAGTATTGAAGATTTTTAGCCATGGCATAAATTCCTCTCCTGAAGTTATGATGTTATTTTGCCCTATTTTTTCAGTTACCGAGTTTATCCTGTTTTTATTGATTCTTGCTTGGGCTTATTGGATATGAATCACTATAATTAGTATTGACGATTTTTACCTATGGCATAAATTCCTCTTTTGGTGCATAGCAGGATTGCAAAATGACATTAgaatgcttttgtttttttcaacatGCTAATTTAAAGGATTAAGTTGCATAACTATTTTCATTGTCTCCCTTAGGTCTTAAAATTATGGTAAAAAAAGATTAATTGTAAGATCTTATGATCTTGGTTTTAGCTGGAACGATATATCTGGGTTTGTTTTGTTACCATATATGGGCTTCTGTTATGAACAATGGATGAATTTTGGCTATATGAAGATATAAGAATATGGGTTCAAAGCTTTTCTAAGGCTAATGAGACTTGCATTACATGAGTTTTGTTTGCTTCCCAAGTGCAAAACAAGTGTACACCTACTACAGAGTTTCATAGAATCTTTGCACAGGTGCACTGCACATATATCATGTTTGCAAATGAGATAGTTTACAAAAAGCTAAGCTTTTTGTCATATGATCTATAAGTTGCCATGGGAAAAACATTGAGTAAACCTGTATATTGTTTGTACCATGTAC
Coding sequences within it:
- the LOC122315226 gene encoding 30S ribosomal protein S1 homolog B, which encodes MSIFSAATLGSVPSGFYFLSNIFTSDASCTLSPPFPSLVNHSKFYKHCHKSPSGRSSFHAAKIFVSANANTQVLDGESASPDSVRQARVSADWKAARSYHESGFIYEGRIEGHNGGGLLVRFFSLVGFLPFSQLSPSHSCKEPQKSIHEIAKGLNGSVISTKVIQADEENKKLIVSEKEAAWSKYSEQVEVGDIFEARVGSVEHYGAFIHLRFPDGFYHLTGLVHVSEVSWDLVQDVRDILTEGDEVRVKVTSVDREKSRITLSIKQLEEDPLLETLDKVIPQDASAAPDLLSNSNISNIEPLPGLGTIFEELLREDGINDVRISRQGFEKRVVSQDLQLWLSNAPPTNQKFTLLARAGRQVQEIHLTTSLDQEGIKKALQRALERVP